The Engystomops pustulosus chromosome 4, aEngPut4.maternal, whole genome shotgun sequence genome contains a region encoding:
- the LOC140126087 gene encoding E3 ubiquitin-protein ligase TRIM11-like: MASADLREELDCSICLTTYTDPVMLRCGHNFCRVCIDRVLDTQDGSGGYSCPECREEFQERPALMRNLALRKIMENLLTTQPTPRETGIFCTYCVDSPVPAVRSCLMCEASLCDKHLKVHSKSPEHVLSDPSTSPENQKCSIHKKVLEYYCSEDATCICVYCLAEEHRTHQVESLKKATEKKKKELTNVLQNLITKREETEERVQTLEEQRRKVQEKASGEAERVTALFIDIRRRLDDLEKRVLSDISRQEKEKSLSLSALIQKLEIQKDELSRKMRHIEELCNMTDPLTVLQEPDTGDLCDPEEGGGDEDTGGHDNQRHDVDGLDVTVISDTLHTLCDIISGIRRGIYVEEPASLLLDINTASNYIHISDDLKTAIRTHKRQNRPETSERFQDPQVMSSRRFTSGRHYWDVGMRRSGWWSVGMCYPSIDRRGDRSCIGYSNKAWSLWKNNCWYDSVRHGGQEIPLPHNISSDRVRMCLDYEAGELSFYELCDPIRHLHTFTTTFTGPLHAVFCVMEGSIKILGEGRNWEKRI; the protein is encoded by the coding sequence ATGGCGTCTGCTGATCTGAGAGAGGAGCTGGACTGCTCCATCTGTCTGACCACTTATACAGATCCTGTAATgctgagatgtggacacaacttctgccgggtcTGTATTGATCGTGTGCTGGATACACAGGACGGGTCTGGAGGTTATTCCTGTCCTGAATGTAGAGAAGAGTTTCAGGAGAGGCCGGCACTGATGAGGAACTTAGCTCTGCGGAAGATAATGGAGAATTTACTGACTACTCAACCAACACCGAGAGAAACCGGGATCTTCTGCACTTACTGTGTGGactctcctgtacctgctgtgagGTCCTGTCTGATGTGTGAGGCTTCTCTATGTGATAAACACCTGAAAGTCCACAGCAAGTCACCAGAACACGTCTTATCTGACCCCAGCACTTCCCCGGAGAACCAGAAATGTTCTATCCATAAGAAGGTCCTGGAATATTACTGCTCTGAGGATGCtacatgtatctgtgtatattgcTTAGCAGAAGAACACAGGACACATCAGGTGGAGTCACTGAAAAAGGCAactgagaagaagaagaaagaactAACAAATGTTCTCCAAAACTTGATCACaaagagagaggagactgaggaaagAGTCCAGACTCTGGAGgagcaaaggagaaaagtccaagaaaaagcatctggagaagctgagagagtcactgccctgttTATAGACATCAGGAGACGACTGGACGACCTGGAGAAGAGGGTCCTGAGTGACATCTCCAGGCAGGAGAAGGAAAAGTCCCTCTCACTGTCTGCTCTGATCCAGAAGCTGGAGATACAGAAGGACGAGCTGTCCAGGAAGATGAGgcacattgaggagctgtgtaacatgactgatccactgactgtgttacaggaaccagacacaggtgacttgtgtgatcctgaggagggaggaggtgatgaggacacagggggacatgataacCAGCGCCATGATGTAGatggtctggatgtgactgtgatctcagacacattacacacattatgtGACATAATATCAGGTATAAGGAGAGGGATCTATGTGGAGGAACCTGCCAGCTTGTTACTGGATATAAACACAGCTAGTAATTATATCCATATATCAGACGACCTGAAAACTGCAATCAGGACACACAAGAGGCAGAATCGTCCAGAAACATCGGAGAGATTCCAAGATCCTCAGGTGATGAGCAGCCGGAGATTTACCTCAGGACGACATTACTGGGATGTGGGGATGAGGAGATCAGGGTGGTGGAGTGTGGGGATGTGTTATCCCAGTATAGACAGGAGGGGAGATCGGTCATGTATTGGATATAGTAACAAGGCCTGGAGTTTATGGAAGAATAACTGTTGGTATGATTCAGTGAGACATGGTGGTCAGGAAATCCCATTACCTCACAATATTTCCAGTGATAGAGTTCGGATGTGTCTGGATTATGAGGCGGGGGAGTTGTCCTTCtatgagctgtgtgaccccatcagacacttacacaccttcaccaccaccttcaccgGGCCCCTTCATGCTGTATTTTGTGTAATGGAAGGTTCTATAAAGATATTGGGGGAAGGCAGGAACTGGGAGAAACGTATTTAA
- the LOC140126090 gene encoding E3 ubiquitin-protein ligase TRIM11-like, which produces MTDPELLSPPCGHKYKLHLRYLSVICKNCSFSLPPPSAMASADLREELDCSICLTTYTDPVMLRCGHNFCRVCIDQHLNTQDGSRVYSCPECREEFQERPALMRNFTLLKIMENILTTQPTPRETGIFCSYCVDSPVPAVRSCLHCEASLCDKHLKVHSKSPEHVLSDPSTSLENRKCSVHKKVLEYYCTEDATCICVSCRLDGEHRGHQVEILDEASDNKKKELRNIFQKLFSKREETEERVQSLEENWRKTKKKPSRESKRVTALFIDIRICLDDLEKRVLSDISRQEKEKSLSLSALIQKLEIQKDELSRKMGHIEELCNMTDPLTVLQEPDTGDLCDPEEGGGDEDTGGHDNQRHDVDDLDVTVISDTLHTLCDIISGIRSGIYVEGPGDILLDVNTAHNNLHISDDLKTATRTQEKQNRPETAERFQYYPQVMSSRRFTSGRHYWDVEISNSGNWRVGMCYPSIDRRENQSFIGDNNKSWGLWMYNNEYYVIHDSEGIQIPHNISSNGVRICLDYEAGELSFYKLCDPIRHLHTFTTTFTEPLHAALWVWEGFIKILGGGRKWEKPS; this is translated from the exons ATGACTGATCCTGAGCTACTCAGCCCGCCCTGTGGACACAAGTATAAACTCCATCTCCGGTATCTGAGTGTCATTTGTAAGAATTGTAgtttctctcttcctcctccgTCAGCCATGGCGTCTGCTGATCTGAGAGAGGAGCTGGACTGCTCCATCTGTCTGACCACTTATACAGATCCTGTAATgctgagatgtggacacaacttctgccgggtcTGTATTGATCAGCACCTGAATACCCAAGACGGGTCTAGAGTATATTCCTGTCCTGAATGTAGAGAAGAGTTTCAGGAGCGGCCGGCACTGATGAGGAACTTTACTTTGCTGAAGATCATGGAGAATATTCTGACTACTCAACCAACACCGAGAGAAACCGGGATCTTCTGCTCTTACTGTGTGGactctcctgtacctgctgtgag GTCCTGTCTACATTGTGAGGCTTCTCTGTGTGATAAACACCTGAAAGTCCACAGCAAGTCACCAGAGCACGTCTTATctgaccccagcacttccctggAGAACCGGAAATGTTCTGTCCATAAGAAGGTCCTGGAATATTACTGCACAGAGGATGCTacatgtatctgtgtgtcctgcaggctggatggAGAACATCGGGGGCACCAGGTGGAGATACTGGATGAGGCCTCTGATAATAAGAAGAAGGAACTGAGAAATATTTTTCAGAAACTGTTCTCaaagagagaggagactgaggaaagAGTCCAGAGCCTGGAGGagaactggagaaaaactaaaaaaaaaccatCTAGAGAATCCAagagagtcactgccctgttTATAGACATCAGGATATGCCTGGACGACCTGGAGAAGAGGGTCCTGAGTGACATCTCCAGGCAGGAGAAGGAAAAGTCCCTCTCACTGTCTGCTCTGATCCAGAAGCTGGAGATACAGAAGGACGAGCTGTCCAGGAAGATGGGgcacattgaggagctgtgtaacatgactgatccactgactgtgttacaggaaccagacacaggtgacttgtgtgatcctgaggaggggggaggtgatgaggacacagggggacatgataacCAGCGCCATGATGTAGATgatctggatgtgactgtgatctcagacacattacacacattatgtGACATAATATCAGGTATAAGGAGCGGGATCTATGTGGAGGGTCCTGGAGACATATTACTGGATGTAAACACGGCTCATAATAATCTCCATATATCAGACGACCTGAAAACTGCAACCAGGACACAAGAGAAGCAGAATCGTCCAGAAACAGCAGAGAGATTCCAGTATTATCCTCAGGTGATGAGCAGCCGGAGATTTACCTCAGGACGACATTACTGGGATGTGGAAATCAGTAATTCAGGGAATTGGAGGGTCGGGATGTGTTATCCCAGTATAGACAGGAGGGAAAATCAGTCATTCATTGGAGATAATAACAAGTCCTGGGGTTTGTGGATGTATAATAATGAGTAttatgtgatacatgacagtgaaGGGATCCAGATACCTCACAATATCTCCAGTAATGGAGTCCGGATCTGTCTGGATTATGAGGCGGGGGAGTTGTCCTTCTATaagctgtgtgaccccatcagacacttacacaccttcaccaccaccttcaccgagccccttcatgctgcattATGGGTATGGGAAGGTTTTATAAAGATATTAGGGGGAGGCAGGAAGTGGGAGAAACCATCATAA